The window AAATACAATCTTTTTATGAAAAAAGATATAAAAAACATAACTTTTGAAGAAACTTTGGGCTTGTTTGCCTCTTTAAATGAACCTCATTACAGGGCAGATGAGTTATTTAAAGCAATTTACCAAAAGAAAAAAGAAAGTTTTAATGAAATAACCACCCTAAGTAAAGACTTACGTGCAAAACTCGATGCATCATTTTATATCTATATTTTTAAAGAAATATCAAGAAAAGAATCGCAAGATGACACCATTAAATACGTTTTTGAGTTAGCTGACAAAAAACTCATTGAAAGTGTAGTAATAAAGAACAAAAATATAAAAGGACGAACTTGGAACACTGCATGTCTTTCAACTCAAGTTGGCTGTCCTCTTGGCTGTAAGTTCTGCGCTACAGGAAAAATGGGCTTATTGAGAAATTTAGAGGCAGGAGAAATCGTCGAACAGTTTTTACAATTAGAAAAAAGGGCACAAATCTCAAACATCGTTTTTATGGGCATGGGCGAGCCACTTCTTA is drawn from Caldisericaceae bacterium and contains these coding sequences:
- a CDS encoding 23S rRNA (adenine(2503)-C(2))-methyltransferase RlmN — protein: MKKDIKNITFEETLGLFASLNEPHYRADELFKAIYQKKKESFNEITTLSKDLRAKLDASFYIYIFKEISRKESQDDTIKYVFELADKKLIESVVIKNKNIKGRTWNTACLSTQVGCPLGCKFCATGKMGLLRNLEAGEIVEQFLQLEKRAQISNIVFMGMGEPLLNYQNTKKAIEILTDKHGRALGKRKITISTSGIIRNIYKLTDEIRGVNLAISLHSAIQSKRDFLMEGLKHESLTDLKDALLYYINNT